Part of the Chanos chanos chromosome 5, fChaCha1.1, whole genome shotgun sequence genome, ACAGCAatgttctgtgtatttctgaAACAGTTTTGCATGACTTGTAGGACTGGCttacatgtatgttttttttttcatggactGTGCATGAGTGGTTTGAAGAGAATGCTGTTATTACCTGAAATCAGCGAAAATGTTGACCAAGGAGTGAACACAGAATCAACAGCAATTAAAGAATCCTTCGTGAAACGATGAAGCAGCTATGGCCAAAGGCGAGCGCAAATGCTGCTATTTTCTccaaataaaatttattttatcCCAAACTGCTTTGTCTCGAATTTTTAATCTTGACATAATTTTCCATATGTCAAACTGCTTATCCTAAGCGTTGGCCTGTTTCTCTTGGTGTGAATGTACCCACTGCTGGTCAACTATCACATCGCAATCGGTTTGTTTGCCTTATTTCAGTGTCGTTTCAAGTGTTAAATGTTGCCtgcccaatcacacacaaacacagcaagtCATAGTTTtgctctcatttatttttcaacagcATGTTTGCACTACATAAGCTATAGGCAGCTCTTTGAGGTAGGCGCCGTTTTCAGTGATACTGCCTGCTCAAGGCTGAAACAACGACAGACAAGAACTTCTGCAACGCCGCCTGGACCTCGGGCGTAAACTCCGCCTTCATCTTTCCAGCAACGATCACGGTCAAGCAATCAGCCAGAAGCtttaacagaaacaaagacaccATCATCAGTGCTCGGTTAGCCTTCAGTGAATACAGGTCATTTAAGGGATGTTAAACATAACTTGAGGATAAGCGACttacagaatgaatgaatgaatgaatgaatgaatgaattaaatatAACTTGATTGCAAACCTACCCTGAAGTTACCGGGATCCACGTGCAATGTCTCCGAGTGCAGTTCGCTCAGTTGAGTGTAAGCGTTCTTAATGTCATCCATATTGTTCACGGCCGTAAGCAAGCCTCGGAGAACAACAGTGCCGTGCTTTCCCAACATCGGGTTTGCCAAGATCGTATCCGCGTTGTACAAGTTTCCAAACTTACCAAAGTACCGCTGGGTCCAGGGGTAAACAATCAGACAcctaaacaaaacataaatatctCTGTAAGGATAGGCCCATATACCTCTTTTAAAGATCATTGAGGATTTGGCCTTAAGCGGTTAAACATGACCTATGAATTACATCTTTAGTATCAAATGTATCGATCATAAATGTTGCAAATATTGAAATACAGTATTTCAATATTTGCAACGTATTTATTCCTCACATTTCCACTATAGTGAGTCGTTTAACCCTTGACTTAAAATCGGTGGTCACCTTGCTAAGCTCTCTGGGCCTACGGTGTCATAATCGAGTTTGGAGAAGATCCCCTGGATTATAGCGCGCTCCTCAGTTGTCCACTCAACCATCTTGCTACCGAGTGTTCACTTGCACTGACCACTGCGTTGAGTTTTTAAATAGGCCGCACTGGTCACCGCCCAGCTTGGAATAGGCAGATGCGGTGAGCTGATATCTTTGCAAGCAGGCCATGAACTGGACATTGGGGGGTGACTGTTGTTGCAACGTAGATGTTATTTTTCCATGAAGGAATTatttaaaacactgtaaaacacaaaacatatctGCAGCCCCAAGAGACCTGCTGCAGTCTTTGAACAGTGATAAAAACAGCAGACTGCTATGTTGAGAAACATAGCTGTATTAGTCTTTATATCTGGAGAGTGGTTGTTATTTAACAGGGacaactttattttattttgctttacttaattttgttttactgaattgaattgaattgaattgaatttaatttaatttaatttttactttattgtgatttaatttaatttaatttaatttaatttaatttaattttgctTTACTTTATTGTGatttacttaatttaatttaatttaatttaatttaattttatttcattttattttcatgtaaaaGTAGCCTTACACCGGTACCCCAAGTGAAACTGATATGTACTTACTACTCTaattgaaagaaaatgacatttgctTTGCTAAAGTAAGGTAATTTTGCCACCTAGAAGAAGTTGCTGAAAATTGCTCTAAAAATTGATTTTCAGTTACGGTGAGCTTATACTGGGTTAAGATCACTGCAATTTTGTGGGCTGCTCTGACGTTAAGTCatagtgttgtttattttcttgattttttccCAAGGACATCTACACTATGAATATTGCATAACTCTTTAGTCAACGCTGCAGCTGTGTTAGTCAAAACAGCCTTCTCTCATATGGAGTTCAACTCCAGATTGGAGTCTGAATTATACTTTAAAATGGTGTATTTTGAATATACTTTAAATAAACCTGTTACAGCTGTTgccgctttttttttaatttgtatgaGAAGGCCCATGGTTTACCGTTTGCAAACACAGATGTCTACAGAACAATGCTGtttatattattgtttattgtttttatcacattttCCATAATATTTTGATAGCTCAGTGGCGTTATAAATGAAATGCCCTCATTTAAATACCTCGTTATTAAAGTCTTTATTTGGCGTTTATTTTTAATCAACATGTGGGTATTGCATTTGCTTTAATCGCCAAAGCGCTTCTCGGTGGTGGCAACATTGAGCAATGGTACAGGACTACTTCACACTGTTTTCGGGTTATAAACCTTTTTTCATTACTGCATGATAACTGTTAATGTATAGGAAGACAAAATACATCAAGGAAACCTCAGTTTGATTCACTGcacgtttttatttttcaactgCATGAG contains:
- the LOC115811742 gene encoding hemoglobin subunit beta-2-like encodes the protein MVEWTTEERAIIQGIFSKLDYDTVGPESLARCLIVYPWTQRYFGKFGNLYNADTILANPMLGKHGTVVLRGLLTAVNNMDDIKNAYTQLSELHSETLHVDPGNFRLLADCLTVIVAGKMKAEFTPEVQAALQKFLSVVVSALSRQYH